The nucleotide window TGACCAGTAAGTAGTTGACACGTTCATAAATACCAAGAACCTGTTCAACTACTTACTGGTGTTTAACGAAAAGTCTTTAACAGTTGGCCCCTTGCAGTTGAGTGAGCTACGTACAGGCTTATAGTCCCTTGTTTCGCTCCTATCGACGGGCGTGTAGGCTGACGTAGTATTTGTGCCATTCGTACAGTCTGTTTCACATGACGCTGTTTCCTTTCACTTCTCCTTTGATGCTTAAGATAAACTTCACGTAACGTTCCATTTAAAATACCTTGGATAACCTTTACCATTCCTTCTCCGCCTTCTTTACTCCAATGCATCCCTCTTTTTTTCATTCGGAAAGAAACGTGCCGTTGGTTGGACTCCATCGCTCCCAAGCTGCGAGCATCCTCAGGAGGATTCTCCACCTTTTCTCTCCAGTCAAAAATACGTTCCCAGTTACGGTTAATATACGTCCGAAATTCTTCAAGTTTTTTTTCGCCTTTTTGTTCTCCTAGCGTGCTTTCGAAGGTATCAATCCAACGTGTGAAATCATCTTGATTATGTTCTTTCAGTGCTTTTTTAACACCGTCCTTAAACACATTTTTCCCTCCACCAAATACACGATTTAATGCTTGGGAAACATGGTAGGGATCTAATTGATTGAGAACTGGATATCTTGATTGGGAGAACGCTTCTTGAAACCTCTCCGCAGTATATCCAGCACCTCC belongs to Bacillaceae bacterium S4-13-56 and includes:
- a CDS encoding ISLre2 family transposase, whose product is EADTEMVVELDEADFLPEGKKVDFLYAEADGVFVRGTKKKKNLEVHHAVVHEGWKKSGKRVSLKEPKVILTTQPTTEFWKEVQAFTAHEYSLEDTRIVSNSDGGAGYTAERFQEAFSQSRYPVLNQLDPYHVSQALNRVFGGGKNVFKDGVKKALKEHNQDDFTRWIDTFESTLGEQKGEKKLEEFRTYINRNWERIFDWREKVENPPEDARSLGAMESNQRHVSFRMKKRGMHWSKEGGEGMVKVIQGILNGTLREVYLKHQRRSERKQRHVKQTVRMAQILRQPTRPSIGAKQGTISLYVAHSTARGQLLKTFR